The nucleotide window CCCTGCCTGCAGCGGAAAAACGACGACGGGTACGGCTTACGTGTCTGCACTTTGCCAGTCGGGTATTTTGCGCGTGAGCTTGCTGGACAAGGATGCTGAAATGCCTGTCAAGCGCGGCGAAAGCTTGATTCTCGAAAATACGACGGGAACCATTCCCGAAAAAATGGAGCAGGCGCTCCGCAGCGGAATCGACCTGATTTGGCTTGGCAATTTTGAAGGTCTGTCGCTGATTCCGGTGTTGCGTGCTGCCGAAGCGGGTGCTCTTGTGGTGCTTACGGTAACTGCCGGTAATGCGGTAGGTGCTCTTGACGCGTTGCTTTCGTCTGAGACTCTCGAAAATCGCGACATGGCCTCCAATATGCTTGCCTCTGTTTTGAAAGCGGTGGTGGTGCAGCGCTTGCTGCCGGGCGCTCAGGGGATTGTTCCCGCTTGGGAAATCTTGTACGGCACGCAAAATGTGGCGTCCAAGATTCGTAGTGGCGAACATTATACGTTGCCCTCGATTATTGCAGCCTCCGCTTCCGAAGGCATGATGCTTATGGATGACTGCTTGGCAGAACTTGTAAAGGCGGGTTATGTATCTCAAGAAGATGCAATTCGCGCGGTTTCGAATCCGGCTCGCTTAGGGTAATTTGTGCAGAATGGGTTAGGCAAATTTGTCGCGGTGCTTGCGCTGTGCGCAACGTGGGCTTTCTCTGGCGAGAAAGCTGCATCGAAAAGTGCACCGTCTTTGGATTTGCTGAAGGCGTCCGCAGATTCAATTGTGACTGCGGCTGTAGCAGATTCTTCTAAGGCGAATTCGCTCAAGACGGTTCTTTACTTGGGGGGTGGTGAGCGTTCCCCTTGGTTCCAGTTGGGCGTTCTTTATGCTATTGAAGAATATGGTATTCCTGTCGATTCCATCGTGGCGACTTCTTGGGGAGCCTGGGTTGCTTCTTTGTGGACGCGGGGCGTTCCCCTGGATGACATCCAGGTGTTGATGCTGGATTCCGCCATTGCGCCTTTTGTGGGCCATGATCTTACGGCTGCAGAAAGTGAATATGGCAAGCAAAAGCGAGACTCTTATGAGGTGCCGATTTCGCTGTCGGGTGTACCTTCGATTAGAACCCGCTACAGCGTAACGATGGATACATCCCGCTCGATTCACAGCGAAAAGAAATCTCTTACAATGGACTCTACGCAGGTGATGCGGTCTCTCGCTAAACTCCGTTTTCAAGAAAGCCTTTACCGCCAGCGTCAAAATGCCCGCATTCCCTTGTCGCTGCAGTCATGCGAATCAGGGAGGCCCGTTGTTGTCGAAAGTACCATTCCGCAGGTGATTGCGTCGCTTCCGCTTTGGGGGCAAGATTCCGCAGGAATGTCCGGCGAACTTTGCCCTTACTACGCCATGCCTATCGAAGACAATGCGCAAGAACTTTCGATTATCGTCGTGTCGGATCCGTTGCGAGCTCCGATTGTGGGCGATGAACGGATGCGCTTGATTAAGTTGCACGCTGGCGAAATCCTTGCGAGTCAGCCCGGAGTTGTCGTTCGAGCCCATACGATTCTAGATACGAATCGTGCGGTTTGGATTCAGTCCGGCTTCTCTTCGTTCGAAAAGCAACTGTCCAGTTTCAAGGTTTTGAACGGTCGCCGTCAGGATTATTCTGTGAACCGTGTCTCGGCAAAGCCTTGGTTCCGCTTCGAGCCTTCTTATAACGGTCTTTCTTCCGAGGTGCAAAATGCAGTGAAGGCTTATTGGGTGGAATCCGATACGGCAATGGTGGCTGCCGAGAATTTCGCCACGGAATTGCTGCAGAATCCCGCTTACGATTCCTTGCGTCTGGATATGCAATCTAGCGGCAATGTCGCAATCGAAACGGCGGTGCATCCGACGTTGGATCTTGCCGCTGGCGGCTTTGGCTCCAATATGATTGGCCCCAACGCCTACGCCGAAGCGACGGTACATTATGTAGACCATGTCGAAATTGAATTGGTCTTGGCTGGCTTCTGGGGTGGAAATTCCTACGGGATTCGCCCGCGCTTGAATATTTCGAAGTTGTGGAACCGTCACTGGGATCTGCAATTTGGCTACGATTACATGAAGCTGGTTCCGCTGAAGTCTTACAACCGCGACATAAATCGAGGACTCCGCATTGAATCCGAAGAACGTAGCGATTTGACGATGAACCTTTTGTACACGGTGGATCGTAACCAGCGGGTTTCGGCCGAGTTTATGTTTGGCTCTCGGTACTATGACTTGGATACGGCCTACTATGGCGATCGCGTCATCAAGACTTATCCCGTGTCGCCTATGCTGCATTACCGTTACTTGAATGGCGCCGATGACAACTGGTTTGCCGATAACGGTTACGTCCTGAATGTCTGGGGCGGCTTTGAATCGATTGGCTTTGATGACGGCATTATCGATGTGGTGCCGATTTACTGGAAACTTTTAGCCGACGCTCGCTACACGATTTCACCGGTACGTTTTGTGACTTTGAATGCGGCAGTGGCCGGTGCCATTGAACGTTACCATGACGAAGGCCACGGCTATGTTTCTCCTAAGTCCATCGGGAAGGCTCCTCTGGACGTTGCATACCGTCAACATGCGGCGGCAACACCTTGGTCCACCGAATGGTACAATCCGGAACTTTCATCCCATGAATACGTGATGTTGCGCTTTAACGGTGGCTTGCACGGGGATTATCTGGGCGCTTGGCTTTTCGGAGCTTACTATCACGATTTTGAAGATAGTCCGTATGCAGAACTCGATGTTGACAAGTTCGTGCTTGAACCGGCGCTTCGATTCGCCTACAAGTCGGTTACGGTGTATGCGGGGCTGAGCCGTGTCGTTGATTATGGCACGTTCGGCGACTTGACTCATCTGAGCGGATACAATTACTTTATCCGTGTCGGAAATTACGAATTTTAATTAAAGTGCGAGCGGCATCCAGGGCTTGACTTCGTTGACCGAGGTCAGCTTGCCTTGCAGTTTGCGACGAATGGCTGCCGCTGCAATCATGGCGCCGTTGTCGGTGCTCAGGCTGCGTTCCGGAATGCAGAATAGGATTCCGTGCTTGTCGCAGTAATCTTGCAATCGCGTGCGGAGCCAAGCGTTCGCACTCACGCCGCCGCCGACCACGAGTGTTTTCATCTTGGTCTTTTTAAGGGCGGTGATTGTCTTTGTGACGAGGCTATCGACAATGGCATCTTCCAAGGAGGCACAAATGTCGCCGATATTCTTCTGGATGAATTCCGGGTCGTGCGTTTCAGTGTAGCGGAGTACAGCCGTCTTTAAGCCGCTGAACGAAAATTCGCAGTTGTCGTGTACGTGGAGCGCACGTGGAAAGTCGACGAATTTGCGGTTGCCGTCTTTGCCGAGACGGCTGATGGTAGCGCCTGCAGGGTACTTGAGACCGAGCTGTTTTCCGCACTTGTCAAATGCTTCGCCGGCGGCATCGTCGCGGGTGCGTCCGATGCTGGTGTACTTGAATCCGGGTTCTTCGAGCACGAGTTCCGTATGGCCACCCGAAACGGTAAGCGTCAAAAACGGCGGCTCGATTTCAGGGTGCGTGAGCCAGGCGGCGGCCAAGTGGCCTTCCAAGTGATTCATGCCGTAAGCGGGAATCTGCAAGTCGCGGGCGAGACCCTTGGCAAAGCTTGCGCCTACCAGGAGCGGTCCCATAAGGCCCGGGCCGGTGGTGTAGGCGATTGCATCAATATCCTTGAGTTCAATGCCGGCTTCCTTGACAGCCGCTTCAGCAATCGGCGAAATCTTTTGCAGGTGCGCACGTGCGGCAATTTCGGGAACCACGCCTCCGTAGAGGGCGTGTTCGTCAATCTGGCTGTAAAGAGGGTTCGAAAGGACTTTTACGGGATCGTCTTGCAGAACGGCACAGGCGGTTTCGTCGCAGCTGGATTCAATTCCAAGCCAAATCATGGTGCAACCTCTTCGAGAGAGTCCGCGGTAGCGACAGGCTTGGTTTCTTTCTTACGGAGCGTCACCTTTTCGGGTTTCAGCTGAATTGCCTTGATTGCCATTTCGCGGTTGATGTGGGCCGGGAGCGTGAGCTTCACCGTCGGAGAAAGACTGTCGGCGTCTTCAATGGCAAAGCGGTTGTATTCTATCACCAATTCAATGTTTTGGGCGGTAATAGAGTCAAGTACCTGTTCGCCGCCCGTGATTTCCACGGAAAGGCTCTTAGGCTCCAGGGAGTAAACTTGTCTGTCGTAGAATCCGATGAGGCTTACGGGAATGCTGTCGTAAGTGCGGCTGCTCATTTTCTGGATGTTCACCGAAATCTTGACCGAAGAATCGCTTGGCGAAACAAATGCCGGCAGGTTGCTGAAGTCCAGCGGAATGGTAAATTCCTGGCTCGCGTGCAGCGTGTCAAAGAAAGAGGAATCGGTCGGAATGTCGATAATGCGGGTGAGTGCGTTGCGTGCGCCGGATACCATTAGTTCTTCAGGGGAAATCGCGGGTTCGTCTGCTATCAGGTAACCTTGGGCGGCTGTAAACGTGGCGACCGATTTAATGGGGACGTTTCTTGTAATGCGGGTGTCGATATCGAGGTCTACGAACAAAAGCTGATTTTCGGGTTCCACAAAGTGAATGTCCGGGAATCCTGCCGAAACAAAGTTCTTGCTGTCCAGGTGAATGCGCTTTGCTCCCAGTTCGGCTTGCTGCAGGTCAACGACCATGGCGATGGAATTCTGCTTGGGGTCGCTCACTAGGTTGTTCAAACGAATCAAGTCCCACGACTTGCCTTCGACCGTAATATGCAAACTATGTGGCGGCTTCGAGGCAATCGCCATTGTTTCGGGAAGTTTAACAAAGTTCAAAGGGACATTCACCGAAAGCTGGAAATCCTTTTGAGATATGACAAGAAACCAGAGGGCAATGCCAAATATCAGTGCAGTTATTTTTAGAACGATGTTTCCCATAGATCTCTCGAATGACTGTCTAAAATTTAGTTATAATTCACCCTGTGTTCGGACAACTAGGCTATTTAATATCGGAATCTTTTCGCGGAATGCGGCAACACCGTACGGTAATCCTTCCGTCGTTTGCCACGATCTTCCTGTGTTCCCTGCTTCTGTCGGCTTCCTTTACCGCTTTCGGAGCGGTGATGCGGATTCTTTCCATGGAAAAGAACCTGTATGCCCTTGAAGCCTTCTTGCCGGAATCCGTCGGCGAAGATTCCCTGATGGTTATCCAGAATCGCCTGGAACATACCAAGTTTAT belongs to Fibrobacter sp. UWB15 and includes:
- a CDS encoding ATPase, T2SS/T4P/T4SS family, yielding MATEIESLLEYTLNVGASELVITEGAASAVRLAGKVCAIPDAPAVETGSLRNFLYSMEGESGTIMGGPWCGSRWRVRYNRTALGSSAIFRPVLDECPDFTALGVPESMMNLLGIRSGLVVFSGPACSGKTTTGTAYVSALCQSGILRVSLLDKDAEMPVKRGESLILENTTGTIPEKMEQALRSGIDLIWLGNFEGLSLIPVLRAAEAGALVVLTVTAGNAVGALDALLSSETLENRDMASNMLASVLKAVVVQRLLPGAQGIVPAWEILYGTQNVASKIRSGEHYTLPSIIAASASEGMMLMDDCLAELVKAGYVSQEDAIRAVSNPARLG
- a CDS encoding patatin-like phospholipase family protein, whose translation is MQNGLGKFVAVLALCATWAFSGEKAASKSAPSLDLLKASADSIVTAAVADSSKANSLKTVLYLGGGERSPWFQLGVLYAIEEYGIPVDSIVATSWGAWVASLWTRGVPLDDIQVLMLDSAIAPFVGHDLTAAESEYGKQKRDSYEVPISLSGVPSIRTRYSVTMDTSRSIHSEKKSLTMDSTQVMRSLAKLRFQESLYRQRQNARIPLSLQSCESGRPVVVESTIPQVIASLPLWGQDSAGMSGELCPYYAMPIEDNAQELSIIVVSDPLRAPIVGDERMRLIKLHAGEILASQPGVVVRAHTILDTNRAVWIQSGFSSFEKQLSSFKVLNGRRQDYSVNRVSAKPWFRFEPSYNGLSSEVQNAVKAYWVESDTAMVAAENFATELLQNPAYDSLRLDMQSSGNVAIETAVHPTLDLAAGGFGSNMIGPNAYAEATVHYVDHVEIELVLAGFWGGNSYGIRPRLNISKLWNRHWDLQFGYDYMKLVPLKSYNRDINRGLRIESEERSDLTMNLLYTVDRNQRVSAEFMFGSRYYDLDTAYYGDRVIKTYPVSPMLHYRYLNGADDNWFADNGYVLNVWGGFESIGFDDGIIDVVPIYWKLLADARYTISPVRFVTLNAAVAGAIERYHDEGHGYVSPKSIGKAPLDVAYRQHAAATPWSTEWYNPELSSHEYVMLRFNGGLHGDYLGAWLFGAYYHDFEDSPYAELDVDKFVLEPALRFAYKSVTVYAGLSRVVDYGTFGDLTHLSGYNYFIRVGNYEF
- the tsaD gene encoding tRNA (adenosine(37)-N6)-threonylcarbamoyltransferase complex transferase subunit TsaD; protein product: MIWLGIESSCDETACAVLQDDPVKVLSNPLYSQIDEHALYGGVVPEIAARAHLQKISPIAEAAVKEAGIELKDIDAIAYTTGPGLMGPLLVGASFAKGLARDLQIPAYGMNHLEGHLAAAWLTHPEIEPPFLTLTVSGGHTELVLEEPGFKYTSIGRTRDDAAGEAFDKCGKQLGLKYPAGATISRLGKDGNRKFVDFPRALHVHDNCEFSFSGLKTAVLRYTETHDPEFIQKNIGDICASLEDAIVDSLVTKTITALKKTKMKTLVVGGGVSANAWLRTRLQDYCDKHGILFCIPERSLSTDNGAMIAAAAIRRKLQGKLTSVNEVKPWMPLAL
- a CDS encoding YbbR-like domain-containing protein is translated as MGNIVLKITALIFGIALWFLVISQKDFQLSVNVPLNFVKLPETMAIASKPPHSLHITVEGKSWDLIRLNNLVSDPKQNSIAMVVDLQQAELGAKRIHLDSKNFVSAGFPDIHFVEPENQLLFVDLDIDTRITRNVPIKSVATFTAAQGYLIADEPAISPEELMVSGARNALTRIIDIPTDSSFFDTLHASQEFTIPLDFSNLPAFVSPSDSSVKISVNIQKMSSRTYDSIPVSLIGFYDRQVYSLEPKSLSVEITGGEQVLDSITAQNIELVIEYNRFAIEDADSLSPTVKLTLPAHINREMAIKAIQLKPEKVTLRKKETKPVATADSLEEVAP